The Zobellia alginiliquefaciens genome contains a region encoding:
- a CDS encoding SPOR domain-containing protein, with translation MKTFFVLSLTLASLTFGHAQQGQINVEQDEKITDLIEIYKTSNESSDYYRIQVGFGSYSKAQNIQANVEQDFPDLPSKIDFDSPTYRVRVGRFKNKLDAERKFNEVRKKYPDAMLLKPKKSTR, from the coding sequence ATGAAGACATTTTTTGTACTTAGCTTAACCCTAGCTTCTTTAACATTTGGGCACGCCCAACAGGGTCAAATCAACGTTGAACAAGACGAAAAGATTACAGATTTAATCGAAATATACAAGACTTCAAATGAAAGTTCCGATTATTATCGCATTCAAGTAGGGTTTGGATCTTACAGCAAAGCTCAAAATATACAGGCCAATGTAGAACAAGATTTCCCAGATTTACCCTCTAAAATAGATTTTGATTCCCCAACATACCGAGTAAGGGTCGGACGGTTCAAAAACAAATTAGATGCCGAAAGGAAATTTAATGAAGTCCGAAAAAAATATCCGGATGCGATGTTACTAAAACCAAAAAAATCGACCCGTTAA
- the infB gene encoding translation initiation factor IF-2 — translation MADIAKIRLNKVLKEFNISLDRAVDFLASKGHEIDARPTTKISDEVYEVLQGEFQTDKSKKVASKEVGEEKRKEKEALRLQLEQEQEERRLARERRAAAAEEKTLLGKVELQGPKTVGKIDLDADKKPKDAPAPVSEEKKVEKEVAPEVEKPKEVEPSNKVTEEPKVEEPKVEEKPRKKLKVIGKIDVDKPKTPKAPKAAEVKPEEKAPEKVEEAKPAAEAGAESPEEKKDDGVLTTKYKKLSGPKITAKIDLSQFNKPKKKKEEPKTGSDAGGDRKKRRRRIVSSPGSGGNKSNAPRPRGTGPAARKGGGGGNPRYGAPKVEPTEEDVQKQIRETLEKLQGKSKKGKGAKYRRDKRDQHRQQTEKDLEQQELESKVLKVTEFVTVGEVATMMGVGTTEIISACMSLGIMVTMNQRLDAETLSIVADEFGYEVEFVTADLEESIEVEADNPEDLESRAPIVTVMGHVDHGKTSLLDYVREANVIAGESGGITQHIGAYGVTLEGGQKITFLDTPGHEAFTAMRARGAQVTDIAVIVIAADDAIMPQTKEAISHAQAAGVPIVFAINKVDRPTANPEKIKDGLAQMNLLVEDWGGKIQSHDISAKTGQGVKELLEKVLLEAELLELKSNPNKMANGTVVEAFLDKGRGYVSTILVQGGTLKIGDYVLAGTNSGKVKAMQDERGNGVKEAGPATPISILGLDGAPQAGDKFHVLEDEREAKQIATKRSQLQREQSVRTQRHITLDEIGRRIALGDFKELNIILKGDVDGSVEALTDSFQKLSTEEIQVNIIHKGVGAITESDVLLASASDAIIIGFNVRPMGNARDVAEKEEIDIRMYSIIYDAINDLKDAMEGMLSPEIKEEITGTAEIRETFKISKVGTIAGCMVTNGKIFRNAGIRLIRDGVVVYTGELTSLKRFKDDVKEVAKGYDCGLQLKNYNDIVEGDIVEAFKEVEVKKKLKSK, via the coding sequence ATGGCAGACATTGCAAAAATTAGGCTTAATAAGGTCCTCAAAGAGTTTAATATTTCTTTGGATAGGGCTGTTGATTTCCTTGCCTCTAAAGGGCATGAGATCGATGCGCGACCTACTACAAAGATTTCCGATGAGGTTTATGAAGTGCTTCAAGGAGAATTTCAGACCGATAAGAGCAAAAAAGTCGCCTCTAAAGAAGTAGGTGAAGAGAAGCGAAAGGAAAAAGAGGCTTTGCGATTGCAATTAGAGCAAGAGCAAGAAGAAAGACGTTTGGCAAGGGAAAGACGTGCAGCGGCAGCAGAAGAGAAAACTTTATTGGGTAAAGTTGAACTTCAGGGTCCTAAAACTGTCGGTAAGATAGACCTTGATGCAGATAAGAAACCAAAAGATGCTCCTGCTCCTGTTTCCGAAGAAAAGAAAGTAGAAAAAGAAGTTGCTCCCGAGGTTGAAAAACCAAAAGAGGTTGAGCCATCTAATAAGGTAACGGAAGAACCTAAGGTAGAAGAGCCAAAGGTTGAAGAAAAGCCTAGAAAAAAGCTTAAGGTCATAGGTAAAATCGATGTTGACAAACCTAAAACGCCTAAAGCTCCTAAGGCAGCAGAAGTTAAGCCAGAAGAGAAAGCTCCGGAAAAAGTAGAAGAAGCAAAACCAGCTGCAGAAGCTGGTGCTGAATCTCCCGAAGAGAAAAAAGACGATGGCGTCTTAACTACAAAATACAAGAAACTTAGCGGACCTAAAATTACAGCCAAGATTGATCTTTCTCAGTTCAATAAGCCTAAAAAGAAGAAGGAAGAGCCTAAAACTGGTTCAGATGCAGGTGGGGACCGTAAGAAACGTAGAAGACGTATAGTTAGTAGTCCAGGAAGTGGTGGAAATAAAAGCAATGCGCCAAGACCTCGCGGTACCGGCCCTGCAGCCAGAAAAGGCGGCGGAGGCGGAAACCCACGTTATGGTGCGCCAAAAGTAGAGCCTACTGAGGAAGACGTACAAAAACAGATTAGAGAAACCTTGGAGAAATTACAAGGTAAATCTAAGAAGGGTAAAGGAGCTAAGTATAGAAGGGATAAAAGAGATCAGCACCGTCAACAGACTGAAAAGGATCTTGAACAGCAAGAATTAGAAAGTAAGGTATTGAAGGTTACGGAGTTTGTAACCGTTGGAGAAGTTGCTACGATGATGGGTGTGGGTACTACCGAAATTATTTCGGCCTGTATGTCACTTGGTATTATGGTAACCATGAACCAACGCCTTGATGCTGAAACACTGTCCATTGTTGCTGATGAGTTTGGTTACGAGGTTGAGTTCGTTACCGCTGATCTTGAAGAATCAATAGAGGTTGAAGCTGATAATCCGGAAGACTTGGAATCACGCGCACCTATTGTTACGGTAATGGGTCACGTGGATCACGGTAAAACATCTTTGCTGGATTATGTTAGGGAAGCTAATGTAATTGCTGGTGAAAGCGGTGGAATTACACAGCACATTGGTGCATACGGAGTTACTCTGGAGGGTGGTCAGAAAATTACATTTTTAGATACACCGGGTCACGAGGCGTTTACCGCAATGCGTGCTAGGGGTGCCCAAGTTACGGATATAGCGGTTATTGTTATTGCTGCAGATGATGCGATCATGCCTCAAACAAAAGAAGCAATAAGTCACGCGCAAGCTGCGGGTGTTCCTATTGTGTTTGCAATAAACAAGGTTGATAGGCCAACGGCAAATCCAGAGAAGATTAAAGACGGTCTGGCTCAAATGAACTTGTTGGTTGAAGATTGGGGTGGTAAGATACAGTCTCATGATATTTCGGCAAAAACAGGTCAGGGTGTAAAGGAATTACTGGAAAAAGTATTACTTGAAGCGGAATTGTTAGAGCTTAAGTCCAATCCTAATAAAATGGCCAACGGTACTGTTGTTGAGGCCTTTTTAGATAAAGGTCGAGGTTATGTTTCTACAATATTGGTTCAAGGAGGAACTCTTAAAATTGGGGATTACGTTTTGGCCGGTACAAATAGTGGTAAGGTTAAGGCAATGCAGGATGAACGCGGTAATGGCGTTAAAGAAGCAGGCCCGGCTACACCAATATCTATTTTGGGTCTGGACGGAGCGCCACAGGCTGGTGATAAATTCCACGTGTTGGAAGATGAGAGGGAAGCAAAACAGATTGCTACTAAACGTTCACAGTTGCAACGTGAGCAGTCGGTTAGAACTCAGCGTCACATTACGCTTGATGAAATTGGACGACGTATTGCGTTAGGTGACTTTAAGGAACTTAATATTATCCTGAAGGGTGATGTTGATGGTTCTGTGGAAGCATTGACGGATTCGTTCCAGAAATTATCAACGGAAGAAATACAAGTAAACATCATACACAAAGGTGTAGGTGCTATTACTGAATCTGATGTGTTGTTGGCTTCGGCGTCGGATGCTATTATTATTGGCTTTAATGTAAGGCCAATGGGTAATGCAAGAGATGTAGCGGAGAAAGAGGAAATCGATATCAGAATGTACTCTATAATTTACGATGCTATTAATGACCTTAAAGATGCAATGGAGGGAATGCTTTCTCCTGAGATCAAAGAGGAAATTACGGGTACCGCAGAGATTAGGGAGACCTTTAAAATATCCAAAGTGGGTACGATTGCTGGTTGTATGGTTACGAACGGTAAGATTTTCCGTAATGCGGGCATACGTCTTATACGAGATGGTGTGGTTGTGTATACAGGTGAGTTAACTTCTCTAAAACGTTTCAAAGATGATGTTAAGGAAGTTGCTAAAGGATATGATTGTGGTCTTCAGCTTAAGAATTACAATGATATAGTAGAAGGTGATATAGTAGAAGCCTTCAAAGAGGTAGAGGTTAAAAAGAAGTTGAAGTCCAAATAG
- the nusA gene encoding transcription termination factor NusA — MENIALIESFSEFKDDKFIDRVTLMAILEDVFRSALKKKFGSDDNFDIIINPDKGDLEIWRNRVVVEDGEVEEPNEEISLAEARKIEPDFEVGEDVSEEVKLIDLGRRAILALRQNLISKIHEHDNTTIYKHFKDLEGEIYTAEVHHIRHKAIILLDDEGNEIILPKDRQIPSDFFRKGDNVRGVIESVELKGSKPTIIMSRSSPKFLEQLFFQEIPEVYDGLITIKKAVRIPGEKAKVAVDSYDDRIDPVGACVGMKGSRIHGIVRELGNENIDVINWTANPQLMVTRALSPARVSSVKLNDEKMTAQVYLRPEEVSKAIGRGGHNIRLAGQLTGYEIDVFREGVEEDVELTEFTDEIDAWIIEEFKKIGLDTARSILEQDVDDLVKRTDLEEETISEVVRILKEELED; from the coding sequence ATGGAAAATATTGCACTGATCGAGTCTTTTTCGGAATTTAAAGACGACAAATTTATAGATAGAGTAACGTTAATGGCCATCTTGGAAGATGTATTCCGTAGTGCCCTTAAGAAGAAATTTGGTTCTGATGATAATTTTGATATCATTATCAACCCTGATAAAGGGGATTTGGAAATTTGGAGGAACCGTGTCGTTGTTGAAGATGGAGAGGTGGAGGAGCCCAATGAAGAGATTTCACTTGCTGAAGCACGTAAAATTGAGCCCGATTTTGAAGTTGGGGAGGATGTTTCTGAAGAGGTGAAGCTAATAGATTTAGGTAGAAGAGCTATTTTAGCGCTTCGTCAAAACTTAATATCTAAAATTCACGAGCACGATAACACAACCATATACAAGCACTTTAAAGATCTTGAAGGGGAAATTTATACGGCTGAGGTACACCATATTCGTCATAAGGCTATTATTTTGTTGGATGACGAAGGAAATGAGATTATTTTACCAAAAGATAGACAGATACCATCTGACTTTTTTAGAAAGGGTGATAATGTTCGTGGTGTAATTGAAAGTGTTGAACTTAAAGGTAGCAAACCGACGATTATTATGTCCAGAAGCTCCCCTAAGTTCTTGGAACAATTGTTTTTTCAAGAGATTCCAGAAGTTTATGACGGCCTTATTACTATTAAGAAAGCAGTGCGTATACCAGGTGAAAAAGCAAAAGTAGCTGTGGATTCTTATGATGATCGTATTGATCCGGTAGGAGCCTGTGTAGGTATGAAAGGTTCTAGGATCCACGGAATAGTTCGTGAATTGGGTAATGAAAATATTGATGTTATCAATTGGACGGCAAATCCACAATTAATGGTAACGAGGGCTTTAAGTCCTGCAAGAGTGTCTTCTGTGAAGTTGAATGATGAAAAGATGACAGCTCAGGTTTACCTAAGACCGGAAGAAGTTTCAAAAGCTATTGGTCGTGGTGGGCACAACATACGTTTGGCGGGTCAATTAACTGGATATGAGATTGATGTGTTTAGAGAAGGTGTTGAGGAAGATGTTGAATTGACAGAATTTACAGATGAAATTGATGCTTGGATTATTGAAGAATTCAAGAAAATAGGATTGGATACAGCTCGTAGTATATTAGAGCAAGATGTAGACGATTTGGTGAAGCGTACCGACTTGGAAGAGGAAACTATTTCCGAAGTTGTGCGTATTCTTAAAGAAGAATTGGAAGATTAG
- the rimP gene encoding ribosome assembly cofactor RimP, whose translation MLKSKVETLLNDALEEDGSLFLIDFSMSLDNAIKVVLDGDEGVTVQDCMKISRAIEHNIDRDEYDFSLEVASAGAASPLLMPRQYNKNIGRKLAVRTEAGKFEGNLTETTDDGIVLEWKAREPKPIGKGKVTVQKKEQISFSDIQEAKVILKF comes from the coding sequence ATGTTGAAGAGTAAGGTTGAAACCCTTTTGAACGATGCCCTGGAAGAAGATGGGTCTTTGTTTTTAATCGATTTTTCGATGTCGTTGGATAACGCCATTAAGGTGGTTCTGGATGGTGATGAAGGTGTAACCGTGCAAGATTGTATGAAGATTAGTCGTGCAATTGAGCATAATATAGACCGTGACGAGTATGATTTCTCGTTAGAAGTGGCTTCGGCAGGTGCGGCATCGCCATTGTTAATGCCAAGACAGTATAATAAAAATATAGGCAGAAAGCTCGCTGTGCGAACCGAAGCTGGTAAATTTGAAGGAAATTTAACCGAAACGACCGATGATGGTATTGTGCTTGAGTGGAAAGCACGAGAGCCAAAACCCATTGGAAAAGGGAAAGTTACAGTTCAGAAAAAAGAGCAAATCAGTTTTTCTGATATACAAGAAGCAAAAGTCATTTTAAAATTTTAA
- a CDS encoding cation:proton antiporter, with protein sequence MEILSSYNMIIGASAIVIISFWFNGISKKTNIPSVLMLIVLGVALQFALKYVMGTEIDFEKNLRGTLEIIGTVGLIMIVLEAALELELKREKLIPILKSMAIALLGLVASAWVAALILYQFIDGMTMQSAWLYATPLSILSSAIIIPSVSSLREDKKEFHIYESTFSDIMGIMMFYFLTGGLDPETDSGAVAFAGNIVLTIVIAIIASYALVLIFQKIKSQAKQFLLIAVLLLLYAIGKKMHLSSLIIILIFGLVIANVKLFFPGKTAIFLEKEKMHQIYHELHIITLETAFVVRTFFFVIFGVTIVLASLMSLNVAMVSILIITSIYVIRFLILRVFIGKDILPQAFIAPRGLITILLFYAIPVKAEVPGFESGILLFVIIATSLIMTWAMIRDKKKMGTMLDEIDEEILARNEAEDQLNEHEAATTETETEDSTTENKEDSLGDIEDTEQDNLPQ encoded by the coding sequence ATGGAAATTCTCTCTTCGTACAATATGATTATTGGCGCTTCCGCCATAGTCATCATCTCCTTTTGGTTCAACGGCATTTCAAAAAAAACCAACATTCCATCCGTTCTTATGCTAATTGTTCTGGGCGTAGCTTTGCAATTTGCCCTTAAGTACGTAATGGGGACGGAAATAGACTTTGAGAAAAATCTCCGCGGCACATTAGAAATTATAGGCACCGTAGGACTGATTATGATAGTTCTTGAGGCCGCCCTAGAGCTTGAACTTAAACGCGAAAAGCTTATTCCCATTTTAAAATCTATGGCCATTGCCTTACTTGGCCTTGTGGCTTCGGCATGGGTAGCAGCATTAATACTGTACCAATTTATAGATGGCATGACCATGCAATCTGCCTGGCTCTATGCCACACCACTTTCCATCCTATCTAGCGCTATTATCATACCCAGCGTTAGTAGCCTTAGAGAGGACAAGAAAGAATTTCATATTTACGAAAGCACCTTTTCGGATATTATGGGCATCATGATGTTCTATTTCCTAACAGGAGGATTAGACCCTGAAACCGATTCCGGAGCGGTGGCTTTTGCCGGAAATATTGTTCTAACCATAGTTATTGCCATAATAGCCAGTTACGCCTTGGTTCTTATTTTTCAAAAAATAAAAAGCCAGGCTAAACAATTTTTATTGATAGCCGTATTGCTTCTCCTGTACGCCATTGGGAAAAAGATGCATTTATCCTCCCTGATCATTATTTTAATATTCGGCTTGGTAATCGCAAACGTAAAATTGTTCTTTCCCGGGAAGACGGCAATTTTTCTTGAAAAAGAGAAAATGCACCAAATCTATCATGAACTCCACATTATTACACTGGAAACCGCATTTGTAGTACGTACTTTTTTCTTTGTCATCTTTGGTGTAACCATTGTACTGGCCTCGTTAATGAGTTTGAACGTAGCCATGGTAAGCATACTAATCATTACGTCAATTTATGTTATTCGATTTTTGATATTACGAGTTTTCATCGGTAAGGACATCCTACCACAGGCTTTTATTGCCCCAAGAGGACTAATCACTATTCTCTTATTTTACGCCATTCCCGTAAAAGCGGAGGTACCAGGCTTTGAATCCGGCATCTTGTTGTTCGTAATTATTGCCACCAGTTTAATTATGACCTGGGCCATGATACGGGACAAAAAGAAAATGGGAACCATGTTAGATGAGATCGATGAAGAAATTTTAGCACGAAACGAAGCAGAAGACCAACTAAACGAACATGAAGCAGCAACTACCGAAACCGAAACGGAAGATTCAACAACAGAAAACAAAGAAGATTCTCTTGGGGATATTGAGGACACAGAACAAGACAATCTTCCCCAATAA
- a CDS encoding glycosyltransferase family 117 protein: MFSKNFEKWDNLLGWSVFFIALITYAITVEPTNSFWDAGEYIATSAKLQVGHPPGAPLLQMIGAFFAMFAVEPDQVARMVNYVSGVSSAFTILFMFWTITNLTQKLIKRKDEVITNSKAIAILGSGIVGSLAFTFSDSFWFNAVETEVYSTASLLMALLLWLGLKWVDDLENPRGNKWIVLISFVVGLTFGVQFMGFLAIPSIGLLYYFKTYEKTTVKNFLLANVVVIAVLMLVYKFSLTYVLKLFGWSEVFFINSIGLPFNSGSIIMGLIFIATFYFGLNYTRKNNYKTANTIVLCIMFLFLGFSSWMMLPIRANARVVINENNPEDARALLAYYNREQYPSVDSPVYGTYYSNTFGTGGEDKDEAPKYEKDEELGKYVIVNYYKGAIPGDDPKHIGLLPRMWSGQNAENYMKYFGPLDFKMTQSNEELRAAVAQVKDGFANGEIDAEQYISFLRRFGDYLEVEPPSVWQNIKYMVQFQFGYMYWRYFMWNFSGKNNDVQGRYNGNGEWLSGIDLVDSPRLGSQDNLPDEVKNNKARNTYYLLPLILGIVGILFQISKNPKQFWVLLIFFLFTGLAIQFYTNPYIFQPRERDYSLVGSFYVFGIWIGLGVYGLFDELKKYLTPKILAPAVTLVCLLAVPTVMAVQNWDDHDRSNRYTANSSAKAYLDSCQEDAGAILFTIGDNDTFPLWYAQEIEGYRTDVRIVCTSLFETDWYIDQMKRKAYESEAIPSQIEHDKYRWGSRDVLYYQTVDPLFNKKISESRWSIQDFIKWVDSDNPQTKLKYILERQENIDMAAYSESSQNIVYYPTNKLRIPVNKKNVLESGLVKAKDSALIVDHIDIDLPKSAITKKSMMMLDIIANNDWTRPIYFSGGSFDDAEFIWMKDYLQLDGMAYKLVPIKTERRNSFEMGRIDTDLMYDVVTNWDWGNSGSSDIYHDPQTRIQGLSYRSNLARLLEQLLKEDKIEKAKDIIDLSITNLPVEYFGYYTFVEPFVDGYYKVGETTKARELFGKLKYIYQDRLEYYAGIPLEEQYEKIDEIIADMEGYRRNIDILIGNNDREMAEKETLIFNEYIDKFRHFYKDNILQEDELEPGQDPDLEDTVPVSDTTAIDAATAGGEKVLDTTLVPATN; this comes from the coding sequence ATGTTTTCAAAGAACTTCGAAAAATGGGACAATCTTCTCGGATGGTCCGTCTTTTTTATAGCCCTCATTACTTATGCAATCACCGTTGAACCCACCAACAGTTTTTGGGATGCAGGGGAATATATTGCCACTTCCGCAAAACTTCAGGTAGGTCACCCGCCCGGAGCTCCCTTACTACAGATGATTGGAGCCTTTTTTGCCATGTTTGCCGTTGAGCCCGACCAAGTGGCTCGTATGGTGAATTACGTCTCAGGCGTATCAAGTGCGTTTACTATCCTCTTTATGTTTTGGACGATTACCAATCTCACCCAAAAGCTTATTAAACGTAAAGACGAAGTTATAACAAACAGTAAGGCTATTGCTATTTTAGGTAGCGGTATTGTAGGGTCTCTTGCTTTTACTTTTTCCGATAGCTTCTGGTTTAATGCTGTTGAAACGGAAGTATACTCTACCGCCAGCTTATTAATGGCACTACTACTTTGGCTCGGCCTAAAATGGGTAGATGACCTAGAAAACCCTAGAGGAAACAAATGGATCGTTCTCATATCTTTTGTGGTGGGGCTAACTTTTGGTGTGCAGTTCATGGGCTTTTTGGCCATACCTTCCATAGGTTTGCTCTATTATTTCAAAACCTACGAAAAAACTACAGTAAAGAACTTTTTACTCGCAAACGTAGTTGTTATTGCAGTATTAATGTTGGTGTACAAATTCTCCCTTACTTACGTACTAAAACTTTTTGGATGGAGTGAGGTCTTTTTCATCAATAGCATAGGGCTTCCGTTTAACTCGGGATCCATTATAATGGGGCTAATTTTTATCGCCACCTTTTACTTTGGATTAAACTACACCCGAAAAAACAATTATAAGACAGCAAACACAATTGTTCTTTGCATCATGTTTCTGTTCTTAGGATTCTCTTCTTGGATGATGCTTCCTATTCGCGCCAACGCAAGAGTTGTAATCAACGAGAATAATCCCGAAGATGCGCGTGCCTTACTCGCCTACTATAACAGAGAGCAATATCCTAGTGTGGATAGTCCCGTTTATGGCACCTACTACTCCAATACATTTGGAACAGGTGGTGAAGACAAGGATGAAGCACCTAAATATGAGAAAGACGAAGAGTTAGGGAAGTATGTAATAGTTAACTATTACAAAGGCGCTATCCCAGGAGACGACCCTAAGCACATTGGACTTTTACCACGTATGTGGAGTGGTCAGAATGCTGAAAACTACATGAAGTACTTTGGGCCTTTGGATTTTAAAATGACACAATCCAACGAAGAACTTAGAGCCGCGGTTGCACAGGTAAAAGATGGTTTTGCAAATGGAGAAATAGACGCCGAGCAATATATTAGCTTCTTAAGACGGTTTGGAGACTACCTTGAGGTTGAACCTCCATCTGTTTGGCAGAATATTAAGTACATGGTTCAATTTCAGTTCGGCTACATGTACTGGCGGTATTTTATGTGGAATTTTTCAGGCAAAAACAACGACGTTCAAGGTAGATATAACGGAAACGGCGAATGGTTAAGTGGCATTGACCTAGTTGACAGCCCACGTTTAGGAAGCCAAGACAACTTACCGGATGAAGTTAAAAACAACAAGGCAAGAAACACCTATTATTTACTTCCGCTAATATTGGGTATCGTAGGCATACTATTTCAAATCAGTAAAAACCCAAAGCAGTTCTGGGTCCTTTTAATATTCTTTTTATTCACTGGCCTGGCTATTCAATTTTACACCAACCCCTATATTTTCCAACCTCGCGAAAGAGACTATTCCCTTGTGGGATCTTTTTATGTGTTTGGCATATGGATAGGTTTGGGTGTTTATGGACTTTTTGACGAGCTCAAGAAATACCTAACGCCAAAAATACTCGCTCCGGCCGTGACCCTAGTTTGTCTTTTAGCCGTTCCTACGGTAATGGCAGTACAAAACTGGGACGATCACGACCGATCTAATCGATATACCGCCAATTCGTCCGCGAAAGCATATTTGGATTCTTGCCAAGAAGATGCTGGCGCTATACTGTTCACCATTGGAGACAATGACACCTTCCCACTTTGGTACGCCCAAGAGATTGAAGGCTACAGAACCGATGTTCGTATTGTCTGCACCAGCCTTTTTGAGACTGATTGGTACATTGATCAAATGAAAAGAAAGGCTTACGAAAGCGAAGCTATTCCTTCGCAAATTGAGCATGATAAATACCGTTGGGGTTCACGTGATGTATTGTATTATCAGACCGTTGACCCTCTTTTCAACAAAAAGATATCGGAAAGCCGTTGGTCTATTCAGGACTTTATTAAATGGGTAGATAGTGACAATCCACAAACAAAACTGAAATACATTTTAGAACGTCAAGAAAATATTGACATGGCGGCTTATTCAGAAAGCAGCCAGAATATTGTCTACTACCCTACAAACAAGCTTCGTATTCCGGTAAACAAAAAGAATGTTCTAGAAAGCGGATTGGTGAAAGCAAAAGATTCCGCTCTGATAGTTGACCATATTGATATTGACTTGCCAAAAAGTGCAATTACCAAAAAGAGCATGATGATGTTGGATATCATAGCAAACAATGACTGGACACGCCCTATCTACTTTTCAGGCGGAAGTTTTGACGATGCCGAATTCATTTGGATGAAGGATTATTTGCAATTAGATGGCATGGCATACAAACTAGTGCCAATTAAAACGGAGCGCAGAAACTCTTTTGAAATGGGACGCATAGACACTGACCTTATGTATGATGTGGTTACCAATTGGGATTGGGGCAACTCTGGAAGCTCAGACATTTATCACGACCCTCAAACGCGTATTCAAGGTCTATCTTACCGTAGTAACTTGGCGAGGTTACTGGAGCAATTGCTCAAAGAAGATAAAATAGAAAAGGCGAAGGACATTATCGACCTTTCAATAACAAACCTTCCCGTTGAGTATTTTGGCTACTATACTTTTGTTGAGCCTTTTGTAGACGGATATTATAAAGTTGGAGAAACCACCAAAGCAAGGGAACTCTTTGGCAAGCTAAAATACATCTATCAAGACCGTTTGGAGTACTATGCCGGGATACCACTGGAGGAGCAATATGAAAAAATAGATGAGATCATTGCCGATATGGAAGGCTACAGAAGGAACATTGATATCTTAATTGGCAATAACGACCGAGAAATGGCGGAAAAGGAAACACTGATATTCAATGAATATATTGACAAATTCAGACATTTCTACAAAGACAATATTTTACAGGAAGACGAATTAGAGCCTGGCCAAGACCCAGACCTAGAAGACACCGTACCAGTTTCTGACACTACCGCAATAGATGCAGCGACCGCAGGAGGTGAAAAGGTATTGGATACTACGCTTGTTCCCGCTACTAACTAG
- a CDS encoding thioredoxin family protein, protein MSKFGELIDLKIPVLLDFYADWNEQSNSMHAVLRDVAAALGDKGKVIKIDVDKNKELAQALRVKGLPTLMIYKKGEMVWRQSGEQDANTLIGILNEYL, encoded by the coding sequence ATGTCAAAGTTTGGTGAACTTATAGATTTAAAAATTCCTGTTCTTTTGGATTTTTATGCGGATTGGAACGAGCAATCGAATTCAATGCATGCGGTTCTGCGTGATGTAGCTGCTGCTTTGGGTGATAAGGGCAAGGTTATTAAGATAGATGTAGATAAGAACAAAGAGCTTGCTCAAGCCCTTCGCGTTAAGGGTTTGCCTACACTCATGATTTACAAAAAAGGTGAAATGGTTTGGCGCCAAAGTGGTGAACAGGATGCCAATACCCTTATAGGTATTTTGAACGAGTATCTATAA